Proteins from one Fusobacterium periodonticum 1_1_41FAA genomic window:
- a CDS encoding alanine/glycine:cation symporter family protein has protein sequence MVNLIASINSLFWGSLLILLLVGTGIFFTIRLRFVQVRKFRKGITQLTGDFDLNGKDADHNGMSSFQALATAIAAQVGTGNLAGAATAIVSGGPGAIFWMWVSAFFGMSTIYAEAILSQLFKKKVEGEVTGGPAYYIEELFNKGVLAKVLAVFFSLSCILALGFMGNGVQANSIGEAVQNAFNISPYITGAVVALLGGFVFFGGLKRIASFTEKVVPVMAGLYILICIVIIVINHANILTAFESIFVNAFSTKSILGGFLGMGVKKAIRYGVARGLFSNEAGMGSTPHAHAIAKVKNPVEQGNVALITVFIDTFVVLTLTALVILTANVGNGTLTGITLTQKSFEAALGYSGNIFIAVALFFFAFSTIIGWYFFGEANIKYIFGKKAISIYRVLVMISIFIGSTQKVDLVWELADLFNGLMVIPNLIALLLLNKLVLETSDEYDKIHNL, from the coding sequence ATGGTAAATTTAATTGCAAGTATTAATAGTCTATTTTGGGGAAGTCTTTTAATCTTACTTTTAGTAGGAACAGGAATCTTTTTTACAATTAGATTGAGATTTGTACAAGTTAGAAAATTTAGAAAGGGAATCACTCAATTAACAGGAGATTTTGACTTAAATGGTAAAGATGCTGACCATAATGGTATGTCATCATTTCAAGCCTTGGCAACAGCTATAGCGGCTCAAGTAGGAACAGGAAATCTAGCGGGGGCAGCAACAGCTATAGTATCTGGAGGACCAGGAGCTATATTTTGGATGTGGGTAAGTGCATTTTTTGGAATGTCAACTATCTATGCAGAAGCTATATTGAGTCAATTATTTAAGAAAAAAGTTGAAGGAGAAGTAACAGGAGGACCTGCTTACTATATAGAAGAATTATTTAATAAAGGAGTTTTAGCTAAAGTTCTTGCAGTATTCTTTTCACTTTCTTGTATACTTGCTTTAGGATTTATGGGAAATGGAGTGCAAGCAAACTCTATAGGGGAAGCAGTACAAAATGCTTTTAATATATCTCCATATATAACAGGAGCAGTAGTTGCATTACTTGGAGGTTTTGTATTCTTTGGAGGACTTAAAAGAATAGCCTCTTTTACAGAAAAAGTTGTACCTGTTATGGCAGGATTATATATTTTAATCTGTATAGTAATTATCGTAATAAACCATGCTAATATTTTAACAGCTTTTGAATCTATATTTGTAAATGCTTTTTCTACAAAATCTATCTTAGGAGGATTTTTAGGAATGGGAGTAAAGAAGGCTATTAGATATGGAGTTGCAAGAGGGTTATTTTCAAATGAAGCTGGTATGGGTTCAACACCACATGCTCATGCAATAGCTAAGGTTAAAAATCCTGTTGAACAAGGAAATGTTGCTTTAATAACAGTATTTATTGATACTTTTGTTGTATTAACTTTAACAGCTCTTGTAATTTTAACAGCAAATGTAGGAAATGGAACTTTAACAGGAATTACATTAACACAAAAATCTTTTGAAGCAGCTTTAGGATATTCAGGAAATATATTTATAGCAGTTGCTCTATTCTTCTTTGCATTTTCAACTATTATTGGTTGGTACTTCTTTGGAGAAGCAAATATTAAATATATTTTTGGTAAAAAAGCAATTAGCATTTATAGAGTTTTAGTTATGATATCAATTTTCATAGGATCTACTCAAAAAGTTGATCTAGTTTGGGAACTTGCAGATTTATTTAATGGACTTATGGTAATTCCTAACCTAATTGCCTTACTACTTTTAAATAAATTAGTTTTAGAAACTTCAGATGAATATGATAAAATACATAATTTATAG
- the nadD gene encoding nicotinate (nicotinamide) nucleotide adenylyltransferase: MRIAIYGGSFNPMHIGHEKIVDYVLDNLNIDKIIIIPVGIPSHRENNLEQSDTRLKICKEIFKGNKKIEVSDIEIKSEGKSYTYDTLLKLMDLYGENNEFFEIIGEDSLKSLKTWKNYEELLKICKFIVFRRKDDKNIQIDEEFLNNKNIIILENEYYDISSTEIRNMVKNNEDISAFVNKKVKKLIEKEYLD, encoded by the coding sequence ATGAGAATAGCTATCTATGGTGGAAGTTTCAACCCTATGCATATAGGACATGAAAAAATTGTAGACTATGTTCTAGATAATCTAAATATAGATAAAATTATAATAATTCCAGTGGGTATACCCTCGCATAGAGAAAATAATTTAGAACAATCTGATACTAGATTAAAAATTTGTAAAGAAATTTTTAAAGGAAATAAAAAAATAGAAGTATCCGATATAGAGATAAAGAGTGAAGGGAAATCATATACCTATGACACACTTCTGAAACTAATGGATCTATATGGAGAAAACAATGAATTTTTTGAAATAATAGGTGAAGATTCTTTAAAAAGTTTAAAAACTTGGAAAAACTATGAAGAATTATTGAAAATATGTAAGTTCATTGTTTTTAGAAGAAAAGATGATAAAAATATTCAAATAGATGAAGAGTTTTTAAATAATAAAAATATTATTATTTTAGAAAATGAGTACTATGATATATCTTCAACAGAAATAAGAAATATGGTAAAAAATAATGAAGATATCAGTGCTTTTGTAAATAAGAAAGTAAAAAAATTAATAGAAAAAGAATACTTAGATTAA
- the lpxK gene encoding tetraacyldisaccharide 4'-kinase, whose product MKLLSYIYLLITTIRNFLYDEKILPIRKVPDVEVICIGNVSVGGTGKTPAVHFFVKKLLAKGRKVAVVSRGYRGKRKRDPLLVSDGMVIFATAQESGDESYLHALNLKVPVIVGADRYKACMFAKKHFDIDTIVLDDGFQHRKLYRDRDVVLIDATNPFGGGNVLPAGLLREDFRRAVRRAYEFIITKSDLVNERELRRIKNYLRKKFKKEVSVAKHGISCLCDLKGNMKPLFWVKGKKVLIFSGLANPLNFEKTVISLAPSYIERIDFKDHHNFKPKDIALVKKKAEKMDADYIITTEKDLVKLPDNLNINNLYVLKIEFTMLEDNTLKDMKG is encoded by the coding sequence ATGAAGTTATTGTCATATATATATCTTTTGATAACAACAATACGAAATTTTTTATATGATGAAAAAATATTACCCATAAGAAAAGTTCCTGATGTTGAAGTTATATGTATAGGGAATGTCAGTGTTGGAGGAACGGGAAAAACTCCAGCAGTTCATTTCTTTGTAAAAAAATTATTGGCAAAAGGAAGAAAAGTTGCTGTAGTTTCCCGTGGATATAGAGGGAAAAGAAAGAGAGATCCTCTTTTAGTTAGTGATGGAATGGTAATTTTTGCAACAGCACAGGAAAGTGGAGATGAATCGTATCTACATGCTTTAAATTTAAAAGTTCCTGTGATTGTTGGTGCAGATAGATATAAGGCTTGTATGTTTGCAAAAAAACATTTTGATATAGACACTATAGTTTTAGATGATGGTTTTCAACATAGAAAACTATATAGAGATAGAGATGTTGTCCTTATAGATGCTACTAACCCTTTTGGTGGAGGGAATGTTTTACCAGCTGGACTTTTAAGAGAAGACTTTAGAAGAGCTGTTAGAAGAGCTTATGAGTTTATAATAACTAAGTCAGATTTAGTAAATGAAAGAGAACTCAGAAGAATAAAAAATTATCTTAGAAAGAAATTTAAAAAGGAAGTTTCTGTTGCAAAACATGGTATAAGTTGCCTTTGTGATTTAAAAGGAAATATGAAACCACTATTCTGGGTAAAAGGGAAGAAAGTTTTGATATTCTCAGGATTAGCTAATCCTTTGAACTTTGAAAAGACTGTAATTTCTTTAGCACCTAGCTACATAGAAAGAATAGACTTTAAAGATCACCATAATTTTAAGCCAAAAGATATAGCACTTGTAAAGAAAAAAGCTGAAAAAATGGATGCTGACTATATAATTACAACTGAAAAAGATTTAGTGAAATTACCAGATAATTTAAATATTAATAATTTGTATGTATTAAAAATTGAATTTACTATGTTAGAGGACAATACGTTGAAAGATATGAAAGGGTAA
- the smc gene encoding chromosome segregation protein SMC: MYLKAVEINGFKSFGEKVYIDFNRGITSIVGPNGSGKSNILDAVLWVLGEQSYKNIRAKESQDVIFSGGKEKKAATKAEVSLIIDNSDRYLDFDNDIVKITRRIHITGENEYLINDSKSRLKEIGTLFLDTGIGKTAYSVIGQGKVERIINSSPKEIKNIIEEAAGIKKLQANRLEAQKNLGNIEVNLDKVEFILNETRENKNKIEKQAELAQKYIDLKDEKSSLVKGIFITELEQKKKNLVENEDIKVKSEEECSILQEKFDKTLNRLTTIDLEKEEVKKQKILIDSRNKELKDVISTKETEQAVTRERLDNFKKDKLLKEEYSLHLENKIEKKLEEINTLIAKKEELSKNILEMEAANKEFERKINELEAIKVEKTDLIESRNKKIRDLELEKQLSSNEIENNERKLKSSLDEVESLKKELDETTKKELANNEEKDLLNSQIEAKQEELIKTEERNEFLVNQLSEISKTINKLSQDIREYEYQEKTSSGKLEALIRMEENNEGFFKSVKEVLNSGISGIDGVLISLIKFDDKLAKAIEAAVSGNLQDIIVEDKEVAKKCIAFLTERKLGRASFLALDTIKVSRREFKGNMPGVLGLAADLVSAEDKYKKVVDFVFGGLLIVENIDVATDILNKNLFAGNIVTVNGELVSSRGRITGGENQKSSINQIFERKKEIKVLEEKVSNLKSKIVEESKRREDLSIKLENYENEIDKIDSLEDSIRKKMELLKKDFENLSEKSERISKELRNIKFNIDDAEKYKTSYQDKINSSVSNIEEIEKHINSLRKDLEADELTLKETLANIDELNKQFSDTRIIFLNNKNSIEQYERDIISKENENSDLKEEKEKNSNVVMELSQNIEELEKNEEQLQKEIEEHIKIYNSENRDIEVLNERENNLSNEERELSKDKSKLETDLLHSNDRLEKIIEVIEKIKTDIENINEKLTELTDVTAKAVEVEKLKSSKDYLRSLENKINNFGDVNLLAINEFKELKEKYDYLARERDDVVKSRKQVMDLIQEIDERIHEDFHTTYENINENFNKMCEETIRNTEGRLNIINPEDFDNCGIEIFIKFKNKKKQPLSLLSGGEKSMVAIAFIMAIFMYKPSPFTFLDEIEAALDEKNTKNLLAKLRDFTDKSQFILITHNKETMKESDSIFGVTMNKEIGISKIVSPDKIIKILDSNKESN, translated from the coding sequence ATGTATCTAAAAGCAGTTGAAATAAATGGTTTCAAATCTTTTGGTGAAAAAGTATATATAGATTTTAATCGTGGAATAACATCAATAGTTGGACCAAATGGCAGTGGAAAATCAAATATTTTAGATGCTGTCCTATGGGTTTTAGGTGAGCAATCATACAAAAACATCAGAGCAAAAGAAAGCCAAGATGTTATTTTTTCTGGTGGAAAAGAAAAGAAAGCTGCAACAAAAGCAGAAGTTTCATTGATAATAGATAACTCAGATAGATATTTAGATTTTGATAATGATATTGTAAAAATTACAAGAAGAATTCATATTACAGGAGAAAATGAGTATTTAATAAATGACAGTAAAAGTAGACTTAAAGAAATAGGAACTTTATTTTTGGATACAGGAATAGGGAAAACTGCTTATTCTGTTATAGGTCAAGGAAAAGTTGAAAGAATTATAAATTCTTCACCGAAAGAGATTAAAAATATAATTGAAGAAGCAGCGGGAATAAAAAAATTACAAGCTAATAGATTAGAAGCACAAAAGAATTTAGGAAATATAGAAGTAAATTTAGATAAAGTTGAATTTATACTAAATGAAACAAGAGAAAATAAAAATAAAATTGAGAAACAAGCAGAACTTGCACAAAAATATATAGATTTAAAAGATGAAAAATCATCTTTAGTAAAAGGAATTTTCATAACTGAACTTGAGCAAAAGAAAAAAAATCTTGTAGAAAATGAAGATATCAAAGTAAAATCAGAAGAAGAATGTTCTATTTTACAAGAAAAATTTGATAAAACCTTAAATAGATTAACTACAATTGACTTGGAAAAAGAAGAAGTAAAAAAACAAAAGATTTTAATAGACTCAAGAAATAAAGAATTAAAAGATGTAATTTCTACTAAGGAAACAGAACAAGCAGTTACTAGAGAAAGACTGGATAACTTTAAAAAAGATAAGTTATTAAAAGAGGAATATAGCTTACATTTAGAAAATAAGATTGAAAAGAAATTAGAAGAAATTAATACTTTAATAGCTAAAAAAGAGGAGCTTTCTAAAAATATTTTAGAGATGGAAGCTGCCAATAAAGAATTTGAAAGAAAAATAAATGAATTAGAAGCTATAAAGGTTGAAAAAACCGATTTAATTGAAAGTAGAAATAAGAAAATCAGAGACTTAGAGCTAGAAAAACAATTGAGTTCAAATGAGATAGAAAACAATGAAAGAAAGTTAAAATCAAGTTTAGATGAAGTCGAAAGTTTAAAAAAAGAATTAGATGAAACTACTAAAAAAGAATTAGCTAATAATGAAGAAAAGGATTTACTTAATTCACAAATTGAAGCAAAGCAAGAAGAATTAATTAAAACAGAAGAAAGAAATGAGTTTTTAGTAAATCAACTTTCTGAAATAAGTAAAACTATAAATAAACTTTCTCAAGATATCAGAGAATATGAATATCAAGAAAAAACTTCATCTGGTAAGTTAGAAGCACTTATAAGAATGGAAGAAAACAATGAAGGATTTTTCAAATCTGTTAAAGAAGTTCTAAATAGTGGTATTAGTGGTATAGATGGAGTATTGATTTCACTTATTAAGTTTGATGATAAATTAGCTAAGGCAATTGAAGCAGCAGTATCAGGGAATTTACAAGACATCATAGTTGAAGATAAGGAAGTTGCAAAAAAATGTATAGCTTTTTTAACGGAAAGAAAACTAGGTAGAGCCTCATTTTTAGCACTTGATACAATAAAAGTAAGCAGAAGAGAGTTTAAAGGAAACATGCCTGGAGTTTTGGGCTTGGCTGCTGACTTAGTAAGTGCTGAAGATAAGTATAAAAAGGTTGTAGATTTTGTTTTTGGTGGACTTTTAATAGTTGAAAATATAGATGTAGCAACAGATATATTAAATAAAAATCTCTTTGCTGGGAATATAGTTACAGTAAATGGAGAGCTTGTTAGTTCAAGAGGAAGAATTACTGGAGGAGAAAATCAAAAATCAAGTATCAATCAAATTTTTGAAAGAAAAAAAGAAATAAAGGTTTTAGAAGAAAAAGTATCAAATTTGAAGTCTAAGATAGTTGAAGAGAGTAAAAGAAGAGAAGACTTGAGTATTAAACTAGAAAACTATGAAAACGAGATTGATAAGATAGATTCTTTGGAAGATAGTATTAGAAAAAAAATGGAGTTACTAAAGAAAGATTTTGAAAATTTATCTGAAAAATCTGAAAGAATTTCTAAAGAGCTTCGTAACATAAAGTTTAATATTGATGATGCAGAAAAATATAAGACTTCTTATCAAGATAAAATAAATTCATCAGTTTCAAATATTGAAGAAATTGAGAAACATATAAATTCTCTTAGAAAAGATTTAGAAGCTGACGAACTGACATTGAAAGAAACTCTAGCTAATATTGATGAGTTAAATAAGCAGTTTTCTGATACTAGAATTATTTTTCTTAACAATAAAAATAGTATAGAGCAGTATGAAAGAGATATAATAAGCAAAGAGAATGAAAATTCAGATTTAAAAGAAGAAAAAGAAAAGAATTCTAATGTTGTTATGGAACTTTCACAAAATATTGAAGAACTAGAAAAAAATGAAGAACAGTTACAAAAAGAGATAGAAGAACATATTAAAATTTATAACTCTGAAAATAGAGATATTGAAGTTTTAAATGAAAGAGAAAATAATTTAAGTAATGAAGAAAGAGAGCTATCTAAAGATAAATCTAAATTAGAAACAGATTTATTACACTCTAATGATAGACTTGAAAAAATAATAGAAGTTATTGAAAAAATAAAAACAGACATTGAAAATATAAATGAAAAATTAACTGAACTTACAGATGTTACAGCAAAAGCTGTTGAAGTTGAAAAATTAAAGAGTTCAAAAGATTATCTAAGAAGTTTAGAAAATAAAATTAATAATTTTGGAGATGTCAATTTACTTGCTATTAATGAATTTAAAGAACTAAAAGAAAAATATGATTATTTAGCAAGAGAAAGAGATGATGTTGTAAAATCAAGAAAACAAGTAATGGATTTAATTCAAGAGATAGATGAGAGAATACATGAAGATTTTCATACAACATACGAAAATATAAATGAAAACTTTAATAAAATGTGTGAGGAAACTATTAGAAATACTGAAGGAAGATTGAATATTATAAATCCTGAAGATTTTGATAACTGTGGTATAGAAATATTTATAAAATTTAAAAATAAGAAGAAGCAGCCTCTTTCTTTACTTTCAGGTGGAGAAAAATCTATGGTGGCAATAGCATTTATAATGGCAATATTTATGTACAAGCCAAGTCCATTTACTTTCTTAGATGAAATAGAGGCAGCACTTGATGAAAAGAACACTAAGAATTTACTTGCTAAATTAAGAGATTTTACAGATAAATCACAATTTATCTTAATTACTCACAATAAAGAGACAATGAAGGAATCAGACAGTATATTTGGAGTTACTATGAACAAAGAAATAGGAATTTCAAAGATAGTATCACCTGATAAGATAATAAAGATATTGGATTCAAATAAAGAAAGTAATTAA